The following are encoded in a window of Castanea sativa cultivar Marrone di Chiusa Pesio chromosome 5, ASM4071231v1 genomic DNA:
- the LOC142635529 gene encoding uncharacterized protein LOC142635529, with translation MHVRGQFELSAAKGTSCGRSQYVKKAVAAIYEDFDESYAELPLFLVALKDADPTTVTQLKCDNRGFKHCKPVISINAMHLYGKYKGKLLIAMVTDANNEVYSIAFAVVEKLKNLEWRAASANQVRKFEATLELIPNVKLVAHRNLVAENKQKWTLAHDGGRQYEAMTTNLSECFNGVLKGARSLPITAMVRFTFFKVNSYFDARRNLTLDQLEAGQEWCKYAMDEFKKNQMKAKDHMVTQMCAQAWLYQVDTPGNPLSNGGGQHTHRVDLWGMTCTYGKWEASKIPCSHIIAICAKYKHDAHQLLILAIA, from the exons ATGCATGTCCGTGGTCAGTTCGAGCTATCTGCAGCAAAAGGCACAAGCTGTGGGAGATCACAATATGTAAAG AAGGCGGTTGCGGCCATCTACGAGGATTTCGATGAGTCATACGCAGAATTGCCTCTGTTTCTGGTGGCGTTAAAAGATGCAGATCCAACCACAGTGACACAGTTGAAGTGTGACAACCGTG GGTTCAAGCATTGCAAGCCAGTGATAAGCATCAATGCAATGCACCTCTATGGCAAATACAAGGGGAAGTTGTTGATAGCAATGGTAACGGATGCTAACAACGAGGTTTATTCGATTGCATTTGCCGTTGTTGAAA AGTTGAAGAACTTGGAATGGAGGGCAGCAAGTGCGAATCAAGTCAGAAAGTTTGAAGCCACACTAGAATTAATTCCCAATGTCAAGCTGGTTGCACACAGGAACCTCGTagctgaaaacaaacaaaagtgGACACTTGCACACGACGGAGGGCGTCAATACGAAGCAATGACAACCAACCTATCGGAGTGCTTTAATGGAGTACTGAAAGGTGCACGCAGCTTGCCAATAACAGCAATGGTGAGGTTCACCTTTTTCAAAGTGAACTCCTACTTTGACGCTCGTCGTAATCTCACTTTGGATCAGTTGGAAGCGGGTCAAGAATGGTGCAAGTATGCCATGGACGAgttcaaaaaaaatcaaatgaaggCAAAGGACCATATGGTGACACAGATGTGCGCACAAGCGTGGTTATATCAGGTTGACACACCGGGTAATCCTTTGAGTAATGGGGGTGGACAACACACACATAGGGTTGATCTTTGGGGTATGACATGCACGTACGGTAAATGGGAAGCCTCAAAGATCCCGTGTTCACACATAATAGCAATTTGTGCTAAGTATAAGCATGATGCGCATCAGTTATTGATCCTTGCTATAGCGTGA